In the Anaerostipes caccae L1-92 genome, CCCGTCTTTAAATTCAAGCCCCATCCAAATGTCCAAAAGGTATAAGGCCAGCTGAGGTGCGATCACCCTGGCTCCCATGCACATCACATTTCCGTCATTGCTCAGAATGGAGCGCTCTGTAGAAAACGGATCGTGACAGACCGCTGCCCTGATTCCCGGCACCTTGTTTGCCGTCATAGCCATACCGATGCCGGTGCCGCACACGAGAATTCCCCTGTCACACTCACCGCTGGCCACTCTTTCACAGGTTTTTACTGCTACATCCGGATACAATGCGGTTTCTCCGGCCTCTACTCCATTGTCCACATATGTATGCCCTGTCTCCTCCAGTCTCTTTTTGATGGCCTCTTTTAACTCATAAGCTGCTTCGTCACATCCAATTGAAATCTTCATATACTTCTGCCTCCTTTGATTTTATGTCTTCATTTTACCTTTTTATTTAAGCAAAGTCTATATAAAAGATTGAAATTATGTATAAATATTATTTTCTATCCATGATATAGTCCAAAGCTTGCAGCGAACGCAATAATAACCGCCAGCGGCCCAGTAATAACACGGGAATACAAAACAGACGGAACACCCAATTCGATCGTTTCTGACTCACACTCCGCAAGGCTCAGCCCCACCGGGATGAAATCACATCCTACCTGGGCATTGATCGCAAAAAGTGCCGGCAGTGCATATTGGGCCGGTATCTTGCCCATAGCGATCTGTGATCCCAGAAGAGTTCCCACGACCTGTGCGATAACAGCTCCGGGACCGAGCACCGGTGACAAAAACGGCATAGCACAAATAAGTGATATGATCAGCATTCCGGGAAGCGTGGCACACAACGGCGAAATTGTCTTAGCAATGACGTTCCCAAGTCCCGTAGCTGTGATGATTCCAAGGATAGTGCTGGTAAATGCCATGAACGGAAGGATATTCTTTACTACCATTTCAATCGTTTCACGTCCTGCCGCAAAAAACTTTCCGACAACCTGCCCTACTCCGATGCCGAGTCTCGTGATCAATCCCGGACGTTCAGCCGTCTGTTCCTGTTTCATTTCCCGGCTGCCGTCTCTTTCTTCTTCGGGCTCTTTCTTCTCCGTGACAGCTTCACCATCAGCATAAGACAGACAATTTTCATTCACAGCAGACACGTAAATATCCGGAGTAATATATTTTGCCAGAGGCCCTGACTGCCCCACAGGATTTAAATTGATGGTGAAAATCCCTTTCTGCGGATAAATTCCGCACCGCAGCGTTCCTCCGCAGTCTACGATAGCCACCAGGATTTCTTCATCCGGCACGTTATTCTTGTGGCCGTCGACAGCTTCCCCTCCGGTCATCTCCGCCAGTTTTGCCCCCAGCGGATGAATGCCTCCTATCGCTGTCATACAAAGAATCTTATTGCATGTTTCTGTTGCCTGGACTACAAGCGGTCCCCCGTATCCTCCGGAACCTGCGACGATTTTTACTGGCTTATTCATGGACAGCTACCTCCTTCTTTCCCATCTTCTGATATTTGTTGCTGAGCATCAGATAAATTCTTTCTGTCACCATACCGCGGATGAAAATGACGACAAGTCCTACAAGAAAATAGCGGACCGCCAGATCACCCAGAGGCAGATTCAGCTTTTGAATGCCTGCGGCGATCCCCATGTATACGAACAGCTCGCCGGCGTTGGCGTTAGGAAAGAATCCCAGCACCGGGTGACAGAAGCTGATGGCCGCGTCAAAAAAAGGAACCTTATACTTTTCTTCTACAAATCTTCCAAACGTATATGCCATCGGGTTGCCGACACAGATCATTGCGATGACAGGCAGAAATAAATACCGGCACAGCCTGTTTCCGGTGATCCTCATACAAAATTTTTCTACCCTGTCTTCTCCGATCAGTTTTATGATCGCATTGACTGCAGTCATCAGACATACTACCGTTGGAATAATCGTAGTCACCCAGCTTAAAAACGTCTGTCCTCCCGTGGAAAACAGCTTCATGAATCCATTCGCTAAATTAGATATAACCTGCATATGTTCCTCCTTACGCTCTCATTTCCAATGCTTCCAGTGCCTGTATGTATCCTTTATAGTATTTCTGTTTCTTCTTCGTCATACTGCGGAGTTCCAAAAGGACTTCCCGAACATCCCTTCCCAGTATCCGCACATGATAAACCTC is a window encoding:
- the rpiB gene encoding ribose 5-phosphate isomerase B, translating into MKISIGCDEAAYELKEAIKKRLEETGHTYVDNGVEAGETALYPDVAVKTCERVASGECDRGILVCGTGIGMAMTANKVPGIRAAVCHDPFSTERSILSNDGNVMCMGARVIAPQLALYLLDIWMGLEFKDGPSTEKVERITYYEKQFSK
- a CDS encoding PTS glucitol/sorbitol transporter subunit IIB, whose product is MNKPVKIVAGSGGYGGPLVVQATETCNKILCMTAIGGIHPLGAKLAEMTGGEAVDGHKNNVPDEEILVAIVDCGGTLRCGIYPQKGIFTINLNPVGQSGPLAKYITPDIYVSAVNENCLSYADGEAVTEKKEPEEERDGSREMKQEQTAERPGLITRLGIGVGQVVGKFFAAGRETIEMVVKNILPFMAFTSTILGIITATGLGNVIAKTISPLCATLPGMLIISLICAMPFLSPVLGPGAVIAQVVGTLLGSQIAMGKIPAQYALPALFAINAQVGCDFIPVGLSLAECESETIELGVPSVLYSRVITGPLAVIIAFAASFGLYHG
- a CDS encoding PTS glucitol/sorbitol transporter subunit IIC, producing the protein MQVISNLANGFMKLFSTGGQTFLSWVTTIIPTVVCLMTAVNAIIKLIGEDRVEKFCMRITGNRLCRYLFLPVIAMICVGNPMAYTFGRFVEEKYKVPFFDAAISFCHPVLGFFPNANAGELFVYMGIAAGIQKLNLPLGDLAVRYFLVGLVVIFIRGMVTERIYLMLSNKYQKMGKKEVAVHE